Below is a genomic region from Rhodoligotrophos appendicifer.
TGCGAAACAGCGTCGAGACCCTTCACCTCATCGTCGCTTGAGGAGTTCTGGCATGCCACCGAAACCAGCCGTCATTTGGATGTCCGTCATTGTGGCTCTCGGGCTGGCAGTCCAGTCGGCCGCCGCGGCCGCCCCTCCGCTGTCGGATTTTACCTCCGTCTCCGTCGAATTGCCCGAGGCCGACCGTCTCTTCCCCGACGGTCCTGGCGCCGAAGCGATGAATGCCAATTGCCTGGCCTGTCATTCAGCCGGGATGGTGCTCTCGCAGCCGCCGCTGCCGCAAGCGGCATGGCTGGCGATCATTCGGAAGATGCAATCGGCCTACAAGGCACCTGTCGACGAGACCGACGTGGAGCTCATTCTCAATTATCTGGTTCAGTTGAAGGGCAGCGACTGAGCCCCGCCCCACACACCCGTCATCCCCGACGGAGCGCAGCGCAGATCCGGGACCCATGCCGCCAGGGACCCCATGCAGCCCGGGATCCCGGGTCAAGCCCGGGATGACAGCCGAAAGGGGGAGGCCTCATCCTGAGGAGGCCCGCCGGGCCGTCTCGAAGGACGCCCGCTTGCGCACACCCGCCGGCCGATGCACCACCCCGCCAGTCATCGCCGCCGGCACGCCCGTGGTGCCGGGAAACGACAGGGGCGCCCCGCGCAGGCTGCGCACCGCCAGATAGGCGAAGGCCTCCGCCTCCACCGAATCTCCGGCGACGCCCACCGCCTCGGCTGCCACCACCCGTCCTGGCAGGCGCGCCTGCACCATCCCCATGAGGGTCGGATTGTGCCGTCCGCCGCCGCAGATCACCCACAAGGCGGGCGTCGCCGGCAGCTGGGCAAGTCCCGCGGCGATGGCCGCCGCCGTGAACGCCGTCAATGTCGCAGCCCCGTCCTCCACCCTCGCCTGGGCCAGGGCCGAGACGTCGAAATCGTTGCGGTCCAGGGACTTGGGCGCGGGTCTTGAGAAGAAGTCATGGCGCATCCAGCGGGCCAGCAGCGCTTCGTCCACCCGGCCCTGGGCAGCCAGCCGCCCGTCGGTATCGCAGCTCATGCCCCGGTGCCGCTGCACCCAGTCGTCGAGCATGGCATTGCCCGGCCCCGTATCGAAGGCGAGCAGTTCGCCTTGCGGGCCGATGAAGGTCACATTCGCCACACCGCCGATATTGACGAACACCACCGGCCGCTCCGCCAGGGAGGCGGCCAGCGCCCGGTGATAGACCGGCACGAAGGGAGCACCCTGGCCGCCCGCGGCGACGTCGGCGGCGCGCAAATCGTTCACCACCGTGATGCCGGTGAGCTCCGCCAGCAGGGCTCCGTCGCCGAGCTGCACGGTGAGCCGGTCGGCCGGCCGGTGCAGGACGGTCTGTCCGTGAAACCCGATCACGTCGATGGTGGAATCCCTTAGGCCCTCGCGCTGACAGAATGAATCAACCACCGCCGCATGCCGTTCGGTGATCTCCCGCTCCAGCGCGGCAAGCGCGCCCGGCCGCGCGTCGCGCTGCTTGATCGTGAGCGCCTCGGCGAGCCCCGCCACCAGCCTCTCCCGGAACGCCGGCGGAGAGGCGACCGTCATGGCCGCACCGCGCTCCACCCGTCCCCCGCCATCGGTGCGCAGGAGGGCGATGTCGATCCCGTCGAGCGAGGTGCCGCTCATCATGCCGAGTGCGGTGAAGACCTTTGTCATGCCACCCCCTTGTGCTAAGACCCGCGCCTTCACAGCTGCGAACGGCCGAAACGCGATGACCGAGTTGAGATCAGATTTCCTGAACATCCTCCACGAACGGGGATTCGTCCACCAATGTTCTGATCTGGAGGGTCTCGACGCCCTCTGCGCGGCCGGCCCAGTCACCGCCTATGTGGGCTATGACTGCACCGGCCCCTCGTTGCATGTGGGCCATCTTCTCTCCATCATGATGCTGCGCTGGTTTCAGAAGACCGGCCATCGCCCGGTCACGCTCATGGGCGGCGGCACCACCCGCGTGGGCGATCCCTCCGGCAAGGACGAGAGCCGCAGGATCCTCACCCTCGAGCAGATCGAGGCGAACAAGCTGAGCCTGCGCGAGGTCTTCTCCCGCTTCCTCAGCTACGAGGCAGCGCCCAACGCGGCCCTCATGACCGACAATGCGGAATGGCTGGCGCCCTTGAACTACATCGACTTCCTGCGCGATGTCGGCCGCCACTTCTCCGTCAACCGCATGCTCAGCTTCGACAGCGTCAAGACCCGCCTCGAGCGCGAGCACGAGCTCTCCTTCCTGGAATTCAACTACATGATCCTCCAGGCCTATGATTTCGTCGAGCTCAGCCGCCGCCATGGCGTGCGCCTCCAGATGGGCGGCTCCGACCAATGGGGCAACATCATCAACGGCATCGATCTGGGCCGCCGCATGGGCACCGACCAGCTCTATGCCCTGACCTGCCCCCTGATCACCACCGCCTCCGGCGCCAAGATGGGCAAGACCGCCCAGGGCGCCATGTGGCTGAAGCCCGAGCTGCTGAGTCCTTACGAATACTGGCAGTTCTGGCGCAACAGCGAGGATGGCGATGTCGGCCGCTTCCTGAAACTCTTCACCGAGCTGTCCCTGGACGACATTCGGCGTCTGGAGGCCCTGTCCGGCCAGGAGATCAACGAGGCCAAGAAGGTTCTGGCGACCGAAGCCACGGCTCTGCTCCATGGCCGCGCGGCAGCCGAACAGGCGGCCGAGACGGCGCGTCAGGCCTTCGAGGAGGGCACCGCCGCCTCCGGCCTGCCCACCATCGAGATCGGGCGCAGCGAATTGGAG
It encodes:
- the tyrS gene encoding tyrosine--tRNA ligase — translated: MTELRSDFLNILHERGFVHQCSDLEGLDALCAAGPVTAYVGYDCTGPSLHVGHLLSIMMLRWFQKTGHRPVTLMGGGTTRVGDPSGKDESRRILTLEQIEANKLSLREVFSRFLSYEAAPNAALMTDNAEWLAPLNYIDFLRDVGRHFSVNRMLSFDSVKTRLEREHELSFLEFNYMILQAYDFVELSRRHGVRLQMGGSDQWGNIINGIDLGRRMGTDQLYALTCPLITTASGAKMGKTAQGAMWLKPELLSPYEYWQFWRNSEDGDVGRFLKLFTELSLDDIRRLEALSGQEINEAKKVLATEATALLHGRAAAEQAAETARQAFEEGTAASGLPTIEIGRSELETGIGILAAGVRAGLGASNSELRRAVAGNAIRINDEAVTDDKRLLTSADVNADGVIKLSLGKKKHILLRPTPY
- a CDS encoding c-type cytochrome — protein: MPPKPAVIWMSVIVALGLAVQSAAAAAPPLSDFTSVSVELPEADRLFPDGPGAEAMNANCLACHSAGMVLSQPPLPQAAWLAIIRKMQSAYKAPVDETDVELILNYLVQLKGSD
- a CDS encoding anhydro-N-acetylmuramic acid kinase, whose product is MTKVFTALGMMSGTSLDGIDIALLRTDGGGRVERGAAMTVASPPAFRERLVAGLAEALTIKQRDARPGALAALEREITERHAAVVDSFCQREGLRDSTIDVIGFHGQTVLHRPADRLTVQLGDGALLAELTGITVVNDLRAADVAAGGQGAPFVPVYHRALAASLAERPVVFVNIGGVANVTFIGPQGELLAFDTGPGNAMLDDWVQRHRGMSCDTDGRLAAQGRVDEALLARWMRHDFFSRPAPKSLDRNDFDVSALAQARVEDGAATLTAFTAAAIAAGLAQLPATPALWVICGGGRHNPTLMGMVQARLPGRVVAAEAVGVAGDSVEAEAFAYLAVRSLRGAPLSFPGTTGVPAAMTGGVVHRPAGVRKRASFETARRASSG